The following coding sequences are from one Nicotiana tabacum cultivar K326 chromosome 1, ASM71507v2, whole genome shotgun sequence window:
- the LOC107828062 gene encoding peroxisomal membrane protein 11C isoform X1, with product MSTLDVARAELALAVLYLNKAEARDKICRAIQYGSKFLSDGQPGTAQNVDKSTSLARKVFRLFKFINDLHALISPNAPGTPLPLILLGKSKNALLSTFLFLDQIVWLGRTGIYKNKEHTELIGRISLFCWMGSSICTTLVEIGELGRLSGSLKKLEKELKYTDKHKNEQYQSKIQKSNERSLALIKAGMDIVVAVGLLQLAPKKVTPRVTGAFGFVSSLISCYQVCINVRQVLHASSFYHISYLTCAVASITAEGQGILIRL from the exons ATGAGCACCTTAGATGTTGCCCGAGCAGAGCTTGCGCTTGCAGTCTtgtatttgaacaaagcagaggCAAGGGACAAGATATGTAGGGCTATACAATATGGTTCAAAATTCCTGAGTGATGGACAGCCTGGCACTGCCCAAAATGTTGACAAATCAACTAGTTTAGCAAGGAAAGTATTCCGTCTTTTCAAG TTTATCAACGATCTGCACGCTCTTATTAGCCCAAATGCCCCAGGAACCCCACTTCCACTCATTTTGTTGGGAAAG TCAAAAAATGCATTATTATCAACCTTCTTGTTTCTGGATCAAATTGTCTGGCTTGGAAGGACAGGCATTTACAAG AACAAAGAACACACAGAGTTAATTGGCAGGATCTCTCTCTTTTGTTGGATGGGATCCTCAATTTGTACCACCTTGGTCGAG ATTGGGGAACTTGGAAGGCTTTCAGGATCACTGAAAAAGTTGGAAAAGGAACTAAAGTATACTGATAAGCATAAG AATGAGCAATATCAGAGCAAGATTCAGAAGTCAAACGAGAGATCTCTAGCCCTGATTAAGGCAGGGATGGATATAGTGGTAGCTGTTGGGTTGCTTCAATTGGCACCCAAGAAAGTCACTCCTCGTGTAACGGGAGCCTTTGGATTCGTTAGCTCACTGATCTCATGCTATCAGGTATGCATTAACGTGCGACAAGTTTTACATGCATCTTCTTTTTATCAC ATCTCTTATTTGACTTGTGCAGTTGCTTCCATCACTGCCGAAGGTCAAGGCATCCTGATTAGGCTCTAA
- the LOC107828062 gene encoding peroxisomal membrane protein 11C isoform X2 codes for MSTLDVARAELALAVLYLNKAEARDKICRAIQYGSKFLSDGQPGTAQNVDKSTSLARKVFRLFKFINDLHALISPNAPGTPLPLILLGKSKNALLSTFLFLDQIVWLGRTGIYKNKEHTELIGRISLFCWMGSSICTTLVEIGELGRLSGSLKKLEKELKYTDKHKNEQYQSKIQKSNERSLALIKAGMDIVVAVGLLQLAPKKVTPRVTGAFGFVSSLISCYQLLPSLPKVKAS; via the exons ATGAGCACCTTAGATGTTGCCCGAGCAGAGCTTGCGCTTGCAGTCTtgtatttgaacaaagcagaggCAAGGGACAAGATATGTAGGGCTATACAATATGGTTCAAAATTCCTGAGTGATGGACAGCCTGGCACTGCCCAAAATGTTGACAAATCAACTAGTTTAGCAAGGAAAGTATTCCGTCTTTTCAAG TTTATCAACGATCTGCACGCTCTTATTAGCCCAAATGCCCCAGGAACCCCACTTCCACTCATTTTGTTGGGAAAG TCAAAAAATGCATTATTATCAACCTTCTTGTTTCTGGATCAAATTGTCTGGCTTGGAAGGACAGGCATTTACAAG AACAAAGAACACACAGAGTTAATTGGCAGGATCTCTCTCTTTTGTTGGATGGGATCCTCAATTTGTACCACCTTGGTCGAG ATTGGGGAACTTGGAAGGCTTTCAGGATCACTGAAAAAGTTGGAAAAGGAACTAAAGTATACTGATAAGCATAAG AATGAGCAATATCAGAGCAAGATTCAGAAGTCAAACGAGAGATCTCTAGCCCTGATTAAGGCAGGGATGGATATAGTGGTAGCTGTTGGGTTGCTTCAATTGGCACCCAAGAAAGTCACTCCTCGTGTAACGGGAGCCTTTGGATTCGTTAGCTCACTGATCTCATGCTATCAG TTGCTTCCATCACTGCCGAAGGTCAAGGCATCCTGA
- the LOC107828061 gene encoding F-box protein At4g00755 isoform X2, with translation MSMDKAFLNEEGQNGSLQVITNGLSKQLCLRRFPQLSRIARIIEPNWITTEEVNGVGSNNTSWDILKRDHNVYASLLQAITTLNSSQSECIGYAVSASSTDRFPSESIVNTLTTRDRYLNRPSYWSSKGYADPDASETLIYKLKADLCVITEINVQPFEAYFQTGKPIYSAKSVRFRLGHPKISDEDDILQVPQEQPADDKFIWTYTSEVYTMVQENRLQQFKLPEPVLCIGGYLQIELLGRVQKQQADDLFYICVCHVKAVGRPLCPAFDIEILEPSGKFMLRYNPEVFRWMLQSFSEDSNMSPVSSEEEVVEHVGLMGFLVGDYHPGIEAMEWDDDDEMDEPVQPY, from the exons ATGAGTATGGACAAAGCCTTTTTGAATGAGGAAGGACAAAATGGATCCTTACAAG TGATCACAAATGGACTTTCCAAGCAACTATGCCTGAGAAGGTTTCCTCAGCTTTCTAGAATTGCACGTATAATTGAACCAAATTGGATAACAACAGAAGAAGTCAATGGCGTTGGATCTAACAATACCAGTTGGGATATTTTAAAGAGAGACCACAatgtttatgcttctctacttCAAGCTATTACTACATTAAACTCATCTCAGAGTGAATGCATAGGTTATGCAGTTAGTGCTTCGAGTACAGATAGATTTCCTAGCGAAAGCATTGTCAATACTCTAACAACTAGGGACAGATATCTGAATAGACCTTCATACTGGTCAAGTAAAGGGTATGCTGATCCGGATGCCTCTGAGACATTAATTTACAAATTGAAAGCTGATCTCTGTGTTATTACTGAAATCAATGTACAACCTTTTGAAG CTTATTTCCAGACCGGCAAGCCTATATACTCTGCAAAATCTGTTCGATTTCGATTAGGACACCCCAAAATATCAGACGAAGATGATATCCTGCAAGTACCTCAGGAACAGCCTGCTGATGACAAGTTCATATGGACGTATACCTCAGAAGTATACACTATGGTACAG GAAAACCGCTTACAACAGTTCAAGCTACCAGAACCGGTACTTTGCATTGGTGGATATCTGCAGATTGAACTGTTGGGTAGAGTTCAGAAGCAACAAGCGGATGACTTGTTTTACATATG CGTTTGCCATGTGAAAGCTGTTGGGCGGCCCCTCTGCCCTGCATTTGACATAGAAATCCTTGAACCATCAGGGAAGTTTATGTTGAGGTACAACCCGGAGGTTTTCCGATGGATGTTGCAAAGCTTTTCAGAAGACTCAAATATGTCTCCGGTTTCATCAGAGGAAGAAGTGGTTGAACATGTAGGTCTTATGGGGTTTCTGGTAGGGGATTACCATCCGGGTATCGAAGCCATGGAATGGGATGACGATGATGAAATGGATGAACCTGTCCAACCTTACTAG
- the LOC107828061 gene encoding F-box protein At4g00755 isoform X1 has product METGIDFVQSLQSDVSVNILACLNDPADVVHAGSVSRLWHHFVITNGLSKQLCLRRFPQLSRIARIIEPNWITTEEVNGVGSNNTSWDILKRDHNVYASLLQAITTLNSSQSECIGYAVSASSTDRFPSESIVNTLTTRDRYLNRPSYWSSKGYADPDASETLIYKLKADLCVITEINVQPFEAYFQTGKPIYSAKSVRFRLGHPKISDEDDILQVPQEQPADDKFIWTYTSEVYTMVQENRLQQFKLPEPVLCIGGYLQIELLGRVQKQQADDLFYICVCHVKAVGRPLCPAFDIEILEPSGKFMLRYNPEVFRWMLQSFSEDSNMSPVSSEEEVVEHVGLMGFLVGDYHPGIEAMEWDDDDEMDEPVQPY; this is encoded by the exons ATGGAGACTGGGATTGATTTTGTACAGTCGCTTCAAAGTGACGTGTCAGTTAATATTCTGGCGTGTTTAAATGATCCAGCTGATGTGGTCCATGCAGGTTCTGTGTCTCGTCTTTGGCACCATTTTG TGATCACAAATGGACTTTCCAAGCAACTATGCCTGAGAAGGTTTCCTCAGCTTTCTAGAATTGCACGTATAATTGAACCAAATTGGATAACAACAGAAGAAGTCAATGGCGTTGGATCTAACAATACCAGTTGGGATATTTTAAAGAGAGACCACAatgtttatgcttctctacttCAAGCTATTACTACATTAAACTCATCTCAGAGTGAATGCATAGGTTATGCAGTTAGTGCTTCGAGTACAGATAGATTTCCTAGCGAAAGCATTGTCAATACTCTAACAACTAGGGACAGATATCTGAATAGACCTTCATACTGGTCAAGTAAAGGGTATGCTGATCCGGATGCCTCTGAGACATTAATTTACAAATTGAAAGCTGATCTCTGTGTTATTACTGAAATCAATGTACAACCTTTTGAAG CTTATTTCCAGACCGGCAAGCCTATATACTCTGCAAAATCTGTTCGATTTCGATTAGGACACCCCAAAATATCAGACGAAGATGATATCCTGCAAGTACCTCAGGAACAGCCTGCTGATGACAAGTTCATATGGACGTATACCTCAGAAGTATACACTATGGTACAG GAAAACCGCTTACAACAGTTCAAGCTACCAGAACCGGTACTTTGCATTGGTGGATATCTGCAGATTGAACTGTTGGGTAGAGTTCAGAAGCAACAAGCGGATGACTTGTTTTACATATG CGTTTGCCATGTGAAAGCTGTTGGGCGGCCCCTCTGCCCTGCATTTGACATAGAAATCCTTGAACCATCAGGGAAGTTTATGTTGAGGTACAACCCGGAGGTTTTCCGATGGATGTTGCAAAGCTTTTCAGAAGACTCAAATATGTCTCCGGTTTCATCAGAGGAAGAAGTGGTTGAACATGTAGGTCTTATGGGGTTTCTGGTAGGGGATTACCATCCGGGTATCGAAGCCATGGAATGGGATGACGATGATGAAATGGATGAACCTGTCCAACCTTACTAG